The DNA region CTCAGCACGATGACCTTCTGGCCGCGCCGGCGCGTGCGGCCGGCCTCCACCACCTTGAGGCCGCTGCCCTGGCGCAGGAACAGGTCGACGACGGCGATGTCCCAGGCATCGGGGTGGGCCGCCAGCCAGGACTTGCCTTCGCTCTCGGTGTCGGCCAAGCCGACGCACTCCACCTCCGCCAGCTCCTGCAGCGTCTCGATGAGGTTCTCTCGGATGGTCGGGCTGTCCTCGACGATATAGGCTCGCAATGCCACTCGGTGCTCCGGAGGCCCTGCCCCCAGGGGGACATGGCCGATGCTTCATTGCCCCCAATCTAGTCGCTCGCCAGCAACCCAAGTGCAAGCAGCCCGGCCAAGCGCCTGTAGGAGACGGCGGTCAGGAGGCGATCAGGCGGCCGCCGCCGCGAACACCCCGGCCGCCTCCAGCGTGAACTCGTCGGCCACCAGCATCCGCACCAGTTCCGCGTCGCCGACCAGGCGGAACTGCGCCACCTCGCCGTCCTGGTTGACCGGCGCCACGCCGTCGGGCACCCGTGCCCGGTACCAGTCGATCACCTCGACGACGTAGCCGCCGGCCACCTCGCCCGCCGGTCCCCGGCTGAGCACCGCGCCGCCGCGCTGCAGGTCCTCGAGCTGGTCCAGCCGGAGGCCGGCCTCCTCCCAGGTCTCGCGCTGGAGTGCCTCGGCCACCGCATCGCGGGCCGGCACCATGCCCCCCATCAGGGTGTCCCACAGCCCCGGGTCGGTGGGCTTGTCGAGTGCACGCTGCTGGATCCAGTGGCCGCTGCCGGCCTGGCCGAGCAGGTGCACGGCCCGGGTGGCGATGCCCAGCGGCCGGACCGCCGCCCGCTCGATGCTGCCGAGCACCGCACCGTCCTCGCCTGCCACCGCAAGCTGCTCGTCGCGCCAGGCATGGGCGCGACCGGCGGCGCGCATGGCATCGGCCAGGACCTGCAGCGCGGTGGTCAGGTCGGCGCCGTCGACCAAGTAGCCGGGGCCGGCCGGGTCCATCGCCGGCCGCAGCAGGGGCACGGTGGTGGGCGCCGCCGCGTGCAGGCCCGCCACCCACTGCGGCTCGACCGAACCGATGGCGTGGCCGCGCCAGCGCAGCGGCAGCCGCGGCTGCGCCGGCGGACGATCCAGCCGTGCGCGCAGGCCGGCCAGCCAGCCGGCGGGCAGCGCCGGAAATCCGCTCACAGGGTGAGGATGGTGCTGCCGGTGGTCTTGCGCGCCTCGAGCGCGCGGTGCGCGTCCTGCACCTGCTCCAGCGGGAAGCGCTGGTCGATGCGGATCTTGACCTGGCCGCCGGTAACGGCGGCGAACAGGTCGTCGGCCATCGCCTGCGTGTTCTCGCGGCTGGTGATGTGCGAGAACAGCGTCTGCCGGGTGACGTAGAGCGAGCCCTTGGTGCCCAGGATGCCGGGCGCGAAGGGCGGCACCGGGCCCGAGGCGTTGCCGAAACTGGCCATCAGGCCCAGCGGCTGCAGGCAGTCGAGCGACTTCTCCCAGGTGTCCTTGCCGACCGAGTCGTAGACCACCTTCACGCCCTTGCCGCCGGTGATCTCCTTGACCCGCTCCTTGAAGTCTTCCTTCGCGTAGTTGATCACGTGCGTCGCGCCGTGCTCCTTGGCCAGGGCGCACTTGGCGTCGGAGCCGGCCGTCCCAATGAGCTGCAGCCCCAGCGCCCTGGCCCACTGGCAGGCGATCAGGCCGACGCCGCCGGCGGCGGCGTGGAACAGCACGTAGTCGCCGGCCTTCAGCCCGCCCTGCGGGCTGGTGCGGCGCAGCAGGTACTGCGCCGTCAGGCCCTTGAGCATCATGGCGGCGCCGGTGTCGAAATCGATCGCGTCCGGCAGCTTGCAGACGTTCATCGCCGGCATCACCCGCACGTCGCAATAGCTGCCGGGCGGCTGGCTCGCATAGGCGGCGCGGTCACCCGGACGCAGGTGCGTGACGCCCTCGCCCACCGCCTCGACGATGCCGGAGCCCTCCATGCCCAGCTTCAGGGGCATGGGCAGCTGGTACAGGCCGGTGCGCTGGTAGACGTCGATGAAGTTCAGGCCGACCGCCTTGTGGCGGATGCGGATCTGGCCGGGGCCCGGCTCGCCGACCTGCACGTCGACGATCTTCATCTGCTCGGGCCCGCCATTCTGGTCGATCTGGACGGCTCTGGACATGGTCGTGTTCTCCTCGATGCTGGTCATGGGGCCGCGGCGCGGCGCGCCATCCTGCCACACATCGCGGGACGCCGCCGGGGCCCCCGATACAGTTGCGCCATGCACCAACGCCTGACGCCCGCCACCGCCGCCCTGCTCGTGCTGCCGCCCTTGCTGTGGGCCGGCAACGCGGTGGTCGGCCGGCTGCTGGCAGGCCTGGTGCCGCCCATCACGCTGAACTTCCTGCGCTGGCTGCTCGCCTTCCTGCTGCTGCTGCCGTCGACCGCCTGGCTGCTGCGGCGCGACAGCCCGCTGTGGCCCCTGTGGCGCCGCTTCGCCGTGCTCGGCCTGCTGGGCGTGGGCTGCTACAACGCGCTGCAGTACCTGGCCCTGAAGACCTCCACGCCGCTGAACGTCACGCTGGTGGCCGCCAGCACGCCGGCCTGGATGCTGGGCATCGGGGCGCTGTGCTTCGGCCAGCGCATCACGGCGCGGCAGGTCGCGGGTGCGGCGCTGTCGATCGCCGGCGTGCTGGTCGTGCTGAGCCGCGGCGACTGGGACCTGCTGCTGCAGGTGCGGCTGGTGCCGGGCGACTTCTACGTCCTGCTGGCCACCGTGGCCTGGGCGTTCTACAGCTGGCTGCTGGTGCGGCCCGGCGATCCGGCCGCCATCCGCGGCAACTGGGCGGCCCTGCTCATGGCGCAGATGGTGTTCGGGCTCGGCTGGTCGGCGCTGTTCGCCGCCGGCGAGTGGGCGGCGGCCCCGCAGTACATCGCCTGGAGCTGGCCGGTCGCGGCGGCGTTGCTGTTCGTGGCGGTGGGGCCGGCGATCCTGGCCTACCGGTGCTGGGGGCTGGGCGTGCAGCGCGTCGGGCCGACGGTGGCCGGCTTCTTCTCCAACCTGGCGCCGGTGTTCGCCGCCGTGATGTCGGCGGCGGTCCTGGGCGAGCTGCCGCGGCCGTTCCACGGCGTCGCCTTCCTGCTCATCGTGGGCGGCATCTTCATCTCGTCGCGCAAGGCGTGAGCGCCGGCCGCCCGGCGCGGCCGTTCAGTGGGTGCCGGGGTAGGCGCCGCCGTCGGTGAGCAGGTTCTGGCCGGTGATGTAGCTCGCCTGCATGCTGCACAGGAAGGCGCAGGCGGCGCCGAACTCCGCCGGCGTGCCCAGGCGGCCGGCGGGGATGGTGGCCACCCGGGCCGCCAGCACTTCGTCGCGGCTCTTGCCGGTCTTCTTGGCCGCGCCGTCCAGCGTGGCCTTGATGCGGTCGGTGTCGAACGAGCCGGGCAGCAGGTTGTTGATGGTGACGTTGGCCGCCGCCAGTTTCTTCGTGCGCGCCACGCCGGCCACGAAGCCGGTGAGGCCGCTGCGCGCGCCGTTGGACAGGCCCAGGATGTCGATCGGCGCCTTCACCGACGACGAGGTGATGTTGACGATGCGGCCGAAGCCGCGCGCAACCATGCCGTCGACCTGCGACTTGATCAACTCGATCGGGGTCAGCATGTTGGCGTCGACCGCCTTGATCCAGGCCTCGCGGTCCCATTCGCGGAAGTCGCCCGGGGGCGGACCACCGGCGTTGGTGACCACGATGTCGAAGTCGCGGCGCACGGCGAACACCGCGGCGCGGCCTTCCGGGGTCGTGATGTCGGCCGCCACCTGCAGCACCTGCGCCGCGGCCGGCTTGGCCGGGTCGGCCTGCAGCTGCTCCACCGCCGCCTGCAGGGCCGGCGCGCCGCGCGCCACCAGCACCACGTTCACACCCTCGCGGGCCAGCGCCTGCGCGCAGCCGAAGCCGAGTCCCTTGCTGGCGCCACCCACCAGCGCCCATTTGCCCGCAATGCCGAGGTCCATAGAATTGCGCCCTTCTGTCGTCGAGATTTGGAACGCAGGATGATACGTGCCCGCTCGCGCTCCAGCGCCGGGGCCTGGCTGTTCGCACTGGTGCTGGCGGCCTCGCTGCCGGCCCCCGCGCAGGCCCAGGAGGAACCGGCGCTGGCCCGCCGCACCACCGAGTTGCGCGAAGCGCCCGGCGAGGCCGGCCGCAGCCTGGCCACGCTGGCCGCCGACACGCCGCTGACTCGCCTGGCCGACCGCCAGGGCCCCTGGGTGCGGGTGCGCACCGCCGCCGGCGCCACCGGCTGGGTCCATCTGTTCGACCTGGGCCCCGCGTCCGGCGCCGCCGGCACCTCGGGCGGCGGGGCCGCCAGTGCGCTGCGCGGTGTCGCCAGCTTCTTCACCAAGCCGTCGCAGCAGCGCGCGATCACGCCGACCTCGACCATCGGCATCCGCGGCCTGGGCGCCGAGGACCTGGCGCAGGCCCAGCCCGACACCGCGGCGGTGACACGGATGGAGGCCCTGCGCGTGGCCGAGCCGCAGGCGCGCCAGTTCGCGCGCGAGGCGGCGCTGCGGACCGAGTCCGTCGAACCGCTGCCGGTGCCTGCCCGCAGTGGCCAGGGAGGTCAGCCGTGATGCGCCGCTGCACCGCCGTCGCCCTGGCCGCCGCCGCGCTGCTCGCGCTGCCAGCCGCGGCGCAGACCAGCGGCCTGGGCCTGCTCAATTCCATCCTGGGCGGCCAGCAGGGCGGCTCGGCCTCGCCGGCCGCAGCGCTGGGCAGCCTGCTGGGCGGCACGCAGCCGACCGCTACAGCGGCGCCGGCCAACGACCTGATGACCCTGCTGTCGCAGGCCGACGGCACGATCGACGAGACGAGGGAGATCGAGATCGGCCGCCAGCTGGCGGCGGTGCTGCTGGGAAGCAAGCCACTGCACGCCGACGCGGCCCTTCAGCGCTACGTCAACCAGCTCGGGCGCTGGATCAGCCTGCAGTCGGCCCGGCCCCTGCTGCCCTGGACCTTCGGCGTGCTCGACGACCCCGGCTTCAACGCCTTCGCGGCACCGGGCGGGTTCGTCTTCGTCACCAGGGGCCTGGTCGATCGCGTCGACGAGGCGGAGCTGGCCGGCATCCTGGCGCACGAGATCACGCACGTGACCGAGCGCCACCACCTGCAGGCCCTGCGCAGCAAGGCGCGCGCCGGCCTGGCCACCCAGCTGCTCGGCTCGCAGATCCGCACCAGCAACGCCGTCGGCAGCCTGGTCTCGCAGCAGATGCTGGCGCTGGGGCGCAACCTCTATTTCAGCGGCCTCGACCAGAGCGACGAGTTCGAGGCCGATCGCCAGGGCGTGGCGCTGGCCGCGCGTTCCGGCTTCGACCCCTACGGCCTGCCCGGCGTGCTGCAGCAGTTGCGTTCGGCGGCGCCCGACAACCCGCTGTTCGCGTTGTCGCTGTCGACCCATCCGCCGGCCCAGCAGCGGCTGGACCTGCTCGAACAGGCGATGGGCCGCCGCCTCGACGCCTTGGCCGGCAAGCCGGTGGTGCGCATCGAGCAGCGGCTCGCACAGCCGAAGCGCTGACGCCGGCCCCGCGGCGGCACCGCTGCCGCCGGCCCGGTCACTCGCTGTCGTGCAGCAGGCGCGCGTGCAGGCGCCGCAGCGACAGCCAGACCGCGAAGGCGACCACCGGGATGGCGGTGGCGGCAGTGCCCTCGGGCGTGAACGGCCAGCCGAAGGCGTGTGCGCCCTTGGCGAGGTAGCTCACCAGGCCGACCACGTAGTAGGTGATGGCCGCCACCGACAGCCCCTCCACCGTCGCCTGCAGCTTCAGCTGCAGGCCCTGGCGCGTGTTCATCGCCGTGAGCAGGCCCTGAGCGCTCTGCTGCTGCTCGATCTCCACCCGCGTGCGCAGCAGGTTGCTGATGCGCGAGACGCGCTGCGACAGCGCGTCCTGCCGGCGCGTGGCCCACTCGCAGGTGCTGCGGGCCGGCGACAGGCGCCGGCCGATGAACTCGCCCAGCGTCTGCAGCCCCGCCAGGCGCGATTCGCCGATGTCGGCGATGCGCCGGTCGACCAGCTCGAAATAGGCCGCGCTGGCCGAGAAGCGCGCATGCGTGGCCGCGTACTGGCCCTCCACCTCGCCGGCCAGCTTGGTCAGGCGATCCAGCAGCCGCGGCTCGTCGTTGCGCTCGGCCACCCGGATCGCCGCGGCCAGTTCGGCCAGCTCGCGCTCGGCGGTGCCGAGGGCCGCGAAGGCCTGGCGGGCGGCCGGTAGCCCGAGCAGCGCCGCCATGCGGTAGCTGTCGATCTCCAGCAGTTGCTGCACCAGGCGGCCCAGGCGGCGCGGCGTCATCCCGCCCGCCAGCAGCACCATGCGGGAAAAGCCGTCGGGATGCAGGGACCAGTCGGTGTAGACCTCTCCATGGCCATCGGCCACGGTGGACGCCACCAGCGTCTCCTCGCGCAGCACGTGCGACGCCAGGCTGGCGGCGCCGAACTGCTGGCTGGAGAGGACCCACAGGTGCAGGCCCGCCAGCCACTGGCCCGGCAGCGCCGCCAGCCACTCGCGCGGCACCGCCTCCAGCGCGGGCGCGGGCTCGCGGCTGCCGAATCCGGCGGCATCGAAGGGGCGCGAGAAGGTCCAGCTGACGAATTCGGTGTGCAATTCCCAACGCAGCCGCATGCCGCCCACGTCCATCCGCAGGTGCGTGGTCTGGGCATCGGGCAGCGGAAGGTGGTGGTCGCGCAGCAGCGCCGCCAGGTGCTCCCGGCTCGCCTCGCGCTCGGCCGCATCGCACACCATGACCAGGTGCGACAGCGCCAGCGGCGCGCCCATGGCCTCGGGCGGGCGGGCATGGATCTCGTTGTGGAGGGCGACGCGCAGCGGGTGCGCGGTGGGTTGGGCGACGATGGACGGCATGGTGGTGCGGACGATTGTGCCCGGCCGTAGCGGCCGCCCAAAGCGACAGCGGCGCCCGAAGGCGCCGCTGGAGGCGAAGCGCCCGGGGGACCGGGCGCAGGCCGTGGCTCACTCCTCCACGAAGGCCTCTTCCCGCTTGTGCTTCACCGAGGGCAGCAGCACGATGATCAGCAGCAGCAGGGCGGCGGCCAGCAGGCCGGCCGACAGCGGCCGGGTGATCAGCACGCTCCAGTCGCCGCGCGACAGCAGCAGGGCCCGGCGCAGGTTCTCTTCCATCATCGGGCCCAGGATGAACCCGAGCAGCAGCGGCGCCGGCTCGGCCCCGAGCTTGATGAAGGCGTAGCCGATGATGCCGAAGGCGGCGACCATCCAGATGTCCCAGGTGTTGTTGTTGGTGGAGTACACGCCGATCGCGCAGAACAGCACGATGGACGGGAACAGCCAGCGGTAGGGCACGGTGAGCAGCTTGATCCACATGCCGATCAGCGGCAGGTTCAGGATCACCAGCATCGCGTTGCCGATCCACATCGAGGCGATCAGGCCCCAGAACAGCTGCGGGTTGCTGGTCATCACCTGCGGGCCCGGCTGGATGTTGTGGATGGTCATGGCACCGACCATCAGCGCCATCACGGCGTTGGGCGGGATGCCCAGCGTCAGCAGCGGGATGAAGGAGGTCTGCGAGCCGGCGTTGTTGGCCGACTCGGGCGCCGCGACGCCGCGGATGTTGCCCTTGCCGAACGGCACTTCGCCCGGACGCAGCTTGGTCTTCTTCTCGATCGTGTAGGCCGCGAAGGCGGACAGCAGGGCGCCGCCGCCAGGCAGGATGCCGAGCGCCGAGCCCAGGAGCGTGCCGCGCAGCACAGCCGGGATCATGTTGCGGAAGTCTTCCTTGGTCGGGAACAGGTGCTCGACCTTGGCAGTGAAGACCTCGCGGTGCTCGGACGAGTGCGACAGGTTCTGGATGATCTCGCCGTAGCCGAACACGCCCATGGCGATGACGATGAAGCCGATGCCGTCGGTCAGTTCCGGGATGTCGAACGAGAAGCGCGCCACGCCGGAGTTGACGTCGGTGCCCACCAGGCCGAGCAGCAGGCCCAGCACGATCATCGCCACCGCCTTGATCAGCGAGCCGGAGGCCAGCACCACGGCGCCGATCAGGCCCAGGATCATCAGCGAGAAGTATTCGGCCGGACCGAACTTGAACGCCACCTCGGTCAGCGGCGCGGCGAAGGCCGCCAGGATCAGCGTGCCGACGCAGCCGGCGAAGAACGATCCCAGGCCGGCGGCCGCAAGGGCTGGGCCGGCGCGGCCCTGGCGGGCCATCTGGTAGCCGTCGATCACGGTCACCACCGAGGACGATTCGCCCGGCAGGTTGACCAGGATGGCGGTGGTGGAGCCGCCGTAGGAAGCGCCGTAGTAGATGCCGGCCAGCATGATCAGGGCCGACACCGGCGGCAGCGCGTAGGTGGCCGGCAGCAGCATGGCGATGGTGGCCACCGGGCCGATGCCGGGCAGAACGCCGATCAGCGTGCCCAGCAGGCAGCCGATGAAGGCGTACAGCAGGTTGATCGGCGTGAAGGCCACGCCGAAGCCGATCGCCAGGTTGGAAATCAGGTCCATGGTTTGCTCGCTCAGCCGGTGATGAAGGAAGGCCAGACGGGGAACTGCAGCTTGAGCAGGACCACGAAGGCGAGATAGCTGCCGATGGCCAGCACGGTCGCGAGGATCGCGACTTCCTTGGCCTTGAACTCGTCGCCGGCCAGGGCGGCCACGAACGTCAGGCCGTAGATGGCCACGATCAACCCGAAGGCCGGCACGCCCAGCTTGGGCAGGCCGGCCAGCAGGATGCCGAACAGGATGTTGGAGCCGATGATGAAGCCCAGGGGCTTCCAGGCCAGGCTGCCGATGCGGTCGCCGTTCTCGGTCTCCACCACCAGTGCGGTGAAGGTGATGATGGCGCCCAGCGCGGCCAGCAGGATGCCCAGCATCAGCGGGAAGTAGCCCGGGCCCATGCGGGCGCCGTTGCCGACCGTGTAGTTGGTCGCGCCCCAGGCAAACGCAATGCCCACCGCAGTGAACATCAGGCCGGCCACGAAGTCTTTCTGGCTCTTGATTTTCAAGTCACGTCTCCTCGGGAGATTCCGAAGGGACGGATTGTTGCGGTCAGGTGCCGGTCAGGCGATGTGGATTTCACCTATATCAACTGGACTGACCAGGTACTGACCGTTTCGCCGAGCCGGCCGTCATTTTGGAGCGAGCCTGACCAGAAGCTGACTTTTGGGCCTCAGTCGGACAGGGGCGGGGTGGCCGACAGGACCTCCTCCAGGGTGGTCAGTCCCTCGGCCACGCGCAGGGCGCCGGCCAGGCGCAGCGGGCGCATGCCGTCGGCGACGCCCTGGCGGCGCAGGGCGGCCATGGCCGGCTCACGGGACACGCGCTCCTTGAAGGCCTCGCTGACGGTCAGCAGTTCGTACAGGCCCATCCGGCCCATGAAGCCGGTCATGCGGCAGTCGACGCAGCCCACGGCCCGGTAGGGGCGCCAGCCGCCGGTGAGCTTCCAGGGCCGGATCATCTCTTCGGCCGCCTCGCGGGCGGTGTGCTCGTCGGGCGCGCGGCACTGCTTGCACAGGGTGCGCACCAGCCGCTGGGCGAGCACGCCCAGCACCGTGGCGTTGATCAGGTAACCGGGCACGCCCAGCTCCATCAGGCGGGTGACGGCCGACGGCGCGTCGTTGGTGTGCAGGGTGGAGAACACCAGGTGGCCGGTGAGCGCGGCCTGCACCGCCATCTCGGCCGTGGCCAGGTCGCGGATCTCGCCCACCATGATGATGTCGGGGTCCTGGCGCATCAGGGCGCGCAGCCCCTCGGCGAAACCGAAGTCCAGCTGGGTCTGGACCTGGGTCTGGTTGAAGGACGGCTCGATCATCTCGATCGGGTCCTCCACGGTGCTGACGTTCACCTCCTCGGTCGCGACCCGCTTGAGGGTGGAGTACAGCGTGGTGGTCTTGCCCGAGCCGGTCGGGCCGGTGACCAGCACGATGCCGTGCGGCCGCTTGACCAGCGCCTCCCAGCGCTGGGCGTCGTGCTGCGAGAAGCCGAGCGCGTCGAGGTCCTTGACGGCCGTGTCGGGATCGAAGATGCGCATCACCATCTTCTCGCCGAAGGCCGTCGGCAGGGTCGACAGGCGCATTTCCACCTCGTCGCCGCGCGGGTTGCGGGTCTTGATGCGGCCGTCCTGCGGCCGGCGCTTCTCCACCACGTCCATGCGGCCGAGCAGCTTGATGCGCGCCGTCATCGCGTTGAGCACGCCCATGGGCATCTGGTAGACCGGGTGCAGGATGCCGTCGATGCGGAACCGGATCACGCCCTGCTCGCGGCGCGGCTCCAGGTGGATGTCGCTGGCCCGCTGGTCGAAGGCGTACTGCCACAGCCAGTCGACCACCTGCACCACGCCCTGGTCGTTGGCGTCCAGCTGCTTGGTGCTCTTGCCCAGCTCGACCAGCTGCTCGAAGCTGCCGGCGCTCGCGCCGCCGCCCGACTTCTGGGCCGCGCGCACCGACTTGGCGAGCGCGAAGAACTCGGCCGTGTAGCGGTGGATGTCCTGCGGGTTGGCGACCACCCGCCGCACCGAGCGGCGCGCCTGGCGCTCCACCTCGGCCACCCAGCCGGCGATGAACGGCTCGGCCGTGGCGACCACCACCTCGGTCGCGGTCACCTGCACCGGCAGCACGCGGTGCCGCTCGGCATAGGCGGCGCTCATGGTGTCGGCGACCCGGCCGACATCGACCTTGAGCGGGTCGATGCGCAGGTAGTCCAGCCCGGCGCGCCCGGCCAGGTACTGGGTCAGCATCTCGATGTCCAGCGGCTTGCCGTCCTGGGCCCGGGTCATGGCCACCGCCGCCAGCCGCACCAGCGGGTGCTGGGAGCTCTCGGCCTGCGAGCAGCGGGCGATGGTGCGGCGGGCCTCCTCGCCGGAGATGACGCCGTCCTCGCTGAGCCACTGCACCAGGTGCCGCCAGTCGACGGGGCCCTCGTGGGCGAACGGGCGGGAGACGGGCTTGCTGCGCACGGTCGGGCTCATGCCCGCATCATTCCACAGGCTTGAAGACGCGCAACCACTTGTGCGCCGGCAGCCCCCAGCGGGCCCGCACGGCCTCGGCCCGGGCGGCCAGTTCGCCGCGCACCGGCTGCTGGGGCGTGCGCAGCGCCAGCACGATGGTGTTGCCCTCCCGGGTCGGCCGGAACGCCCACACCGCCTCGCGTCCGAACACCGCCGTGATCCGCGCCAGGCTGCGCTCGTAGCTCGAGGAGCGCCCGAACAGGTTGACCGTCATGCAGCCGTCGTCGGTGAGCAGCCGCCGGCAGTCGGCATAGAAGGCCTGGCTGTCGAGGACGGGGGCGGCCGCTTCGTGGTCGTACAGGTCGACCTGGAGCGCGTCGACCTGGCCGCGCCAGTGGGCGTGCGCCGCCACCTCGGCGGCGTCGCCCAGCACGACCGACAGCCGGCTGTCGTCGCGCGGCAGCTTGAACCACAGCCGGCAGGCCGCGATCACCTGCGGATTGAGCTCGATGGCGGTGGTGCGCATGCGCAGCGCACGGTGGCAGAACTTGGTCAGCGACGCCGCACCCAGGCCCAGCTGCATGGCGTGCCGCCGCGCCACGCTGGCCGGATCGACGAACAGCAGCCAGGCCATCATGCGCTGCACGTACTCGAGGTGGATGGCGAACGGGTCGTCGAGCCGCATCGAGCCCTGCACCCATTCCGTGCCCAGGTGCAGGTAGCGGATGTCGCCGTGGTCGGAGAAATTGACTTCGGGCAGGGGCTCGGTCGTGGTCACGCGGCCGATTATCGGCGGCGCCTCAGCTGCCCCGGCCGCGCAACCGCGCGCCCAGCCGCGGCAGGGCCTGCACCGCGTTGGCGGTGGTCGCATCGGCCAGCTCGTCGAGCGGGAGGCCGCGCAGGCCCGCGACCACGGCTGCGATGGCTGGCAGCTGACCCGGCTCGTTACGGCCCTGCGGCTCGCCGCCGGCGCGTTGCGCGGCCGTGCGGTAGAGCCAGTTGGGCGGGATGTCGGGCGCATCGGTTTCCAGCACCAGCGCCGACAGCGGCAGCCCCGCGGCCAGCCGCCGCAGCTGCAGAGCGCGCTCGTGTGTCACCGCGCCGCCGAAGCCCAGCTTGAAGCCCAGCTCGACGAAGGCGCGCGCCTGCTGCTCGCTGCCGTTGAAGGCGTGCGCGATGCCGGTGACGGGCAGCTCGCGCAGGTGCTTCAGCAGGCGGTCGGCCGAGCGCCGCACGTGCAGGATGACCGGCAGCCCGTGGCGGCGGGCGATGCGCAGCTGCTCGCGCAGGAAGCTGTCCTGCCGCTCGGGATCCAGGCCGGCGACGAACAGGTCCAGGCCGATCTCGCCCACGGCCACCAGCGCGGGGTCGTCGGCAAGCTCGGCCAGGCGGCGATCCAGGAGCGCCAGGTCGCTCTCGCGCGCCGCCGGCGTGCGCAGCGGATGGATGCCGAGCGCGTAGCTGTCGCCATGCGTGTGCGCGAGGGCGCGGACGGCCTCGAAGCTGTCGGCGTCGACTGCCGGCAGCACGCAGTGGCGGACGCCGGCGGCGGTTGCGCGCCGGCGCACATCCATGCGATCGGCCGCGAACTCGGGCGCATCCAGATGGCAGTGCGTGTCCACGAACTCGGGCATGGGGCGATGATGCCGCAACGGGCGTGCAGGCCGCGGCAAACCGTGCTACCGTTTGCTCGCAGGCGGTGCTGCACCGCCTTTCTCCCCAGGAAGGTGTTCCGATGCGCAGGCCAGCTCTCTACAGCTCCAGCCGTCCGGCTCCTGCGCAGCAGGCTCCCGCCGCCGCGCAGCCCGCCCCCGATGCGGCTCCGTCCACCCCCACTCCCGCCCGCAAGGGCCGCTGGCGCCGCGCCGCTGCCAGTCCGGCCATGCTCTGGGCCGCCATCGCCCTCCTGGGTGCCCTGCTGGCCACCAGCGTGCTGCTGCAGCCCACCCAGCGCCGGCTGACGCAGAAGGACATCAACGCCGCGGTGCTCAAGACGCTCGAGACGCAGGTGCTGCCGTCCGAGTACGCCAAGGCGGCCGAGAACATCCGGCCCGCCGTGGTGCGCGTGGTCAGCTACATCAAGAAGACCCGGCTCAAGGAGGATCCCGCGGTCAAGCTCGGCCATGGCGGCGCCAAGCCCAAGCCGCTGGGCCCGGCCAAGGCCACCGAGCCCGATGCCCCGCCCGGCGACGACCTGGTGGAAGCCGGCGTCGGCACCGGCGTGGTCATCGTCGACAAGGGCATCATCCTGACCAACCTGCACGTGGTGTCGGGCGCCGACGCCGTGAAGGTCACCTTCTCCGACGGCCTCGAGTCGTCCGCCAGCATCACCGGGGTGCAGCCCGAGAACGACCTGGCGGTGCTGCAGGCGCACAAGATCCCCGACGACATGATCGCGGCCACCATGCGCTCCACGAGCGACCTGGCCCCGGGCGACAAGGTGATCGCGGTCGGGTTCCCGTTCGGCATCGGCCCATCGGTCTCGGGCGGCGTGGTGTCGGGCCTGAAGCGCTCGTTCCGCTCGCCCGAG from Ramlibacter pinisoli includes:
- a CDS encoding tripartite tricarboxylate transporter permease, producing MDLISNLAIGFGVAFTPINLLYAFIGCLLGTLIGVLPGIGPVATIAMLLPATYALPPVSALIMLAGIYYGASYGGSTTAILVNLPGESSSVVTVIDGYQMARQGRAGPALAAAGLGSFFAGCVGTLILAAFAAPLTEVAFKFGPAEYFSLMILGLIGAVVLASGSLIKAVAMIVLGLLLGLVGTDVNSGVARFSFDIPELTDGIGFIVIAMGVFGYGEIIQNLSHSSEHREVFTAKVEHLFPTKEDFRNMIPAVLRGTLLGSALGILPGGGALLSAFAAYTIEKKTKLRPGEVPFGKGNIRGVAAPESANNAGSQTSFIPLLTLGIPPNAVMALMVGAMTIHNIQPGPQVMTSNPQLFWGLIASMWIGNAMLVILNLPLIGMWIKLLTVPYRWLFPSIVLFCAIGVYSTNNNTWDIWMVAAFGIIGYAFIKLGAEPAPLLLGFILGPMMEENLRRALLLSRGDWSVLITRPLSAGLLAAALLLLIIVLLPSVKHKREEAFVEE
- a CDS encoding tripartite tricarboxylate transporter TctB family protein, yielding MKIKSQKDFVAGLMFTAVGIAFAWGATNYTVGNGARMGPGYFPLMLGILLAALGAIITFTALVVETENGDRIGSLAWKPLGFIIGSNILFGILLAGLPKLGVPAFGLIVAIYGLTFVAALAGDEFKAKEVAILATVLAIGSYLAFVVLLKLQFPVWPSFITG
- a CDS encoding GspE/PulE family protein codes for the protein MSPTVRSKPVSRPFAHEGPVDWRHLVQWLSEDGVISGEEARRTIARCSQAESSQHPLVRLAAVAMTRAQDGKPLDIEMLTQYLAGRAGLDYLRIDPLKVDVGRVADTMSAAYAERHRVLPVQVTATEVVVATAEPFIAGWVAEVERQARRSVRRVVANPQDIHRYTAEFFALAKSVRAAQKSGGGASAGSFEQLVELGKSTKQLDANDQGVVQVVDWLWQYAFDQRASDIHLEPRREQGVIRFRIDGILHPVYQMPMGVLNAMTARIKLLGRMDVVEKRRPQDGRIKTRNPRGDEVEMRLSTLPTAFGEKMVMRIFDPDTAVKDLDALGFSQHDAQRWEALVKRPHGIVLVTGPTGSGKTTTLYSTLKRVATEEVNVSTVEDPIEMIEPSFNQTQVQTQLDFGFAEGLRALMRQDPDIIMVGEIRDLATAEMAVQAALTGHLVFSTLHTNDAPSAVTRLMELGVPGYLINATVLGVLAQRLVRTLCKQCRAPDEHTAREAAEEMIRPWKLTGGWRPYRAVGCVDCRMTGFMGRMGLYELLTVSEAFKERVSREPAMAALRRQGVADGMRPLRLAGALRVAEGLTTLEEVLSATPPLSD
- a CDS encoding spermidine synthase, with amino-acid sequence MTTTEPLPEVNFSDHGDIRYLHLGTEWVQGSMRLDDPFAIHLEYVQRMMAWLLFVDPASVARRHAMQLGLGAASLTKFCHRALRMRTTAIELNPQVIAACRLWFKLPRDDSRLSVVLGDAAEVAAHAHWRGQVDALQVDLYDHEAAAPVLDSQAFYADCRRLLTDDGCMTVNLFGRSSSYERSLARITAVFGREAVWAFRPTREGNTIVLALRTPQQPVRGELAARAEAVRARWGLPAHKWLRVFKPVE
- a CDS encoding TatD family hydrolase — translated: MPEFVDTHCHLDAPEFAADRMDVRRRATAAGVRHCVLPAVDADSFEAVRALAHTHGDSYALGIHPLRTPAARESDLALLDRRLAELADDPALVAVGEIGLDLFVAGLDPERQDSFLREQLRIARRHGLPVILHVRRSADRLLKHLRELPVTGIAHAFNGSEQQARAFVELGFKLGFGGAVTHERALQLRRLAAGLPLSALVLETDAPDIPPNWLYRTAAQRAGGEPQGRNEPGQLPAIAAVVAGLRGLPLDELADATTANAVQALPRLGARLRGRGS
- a CDS encoding S1C family serine protease — its product is MRRPALYSSSRPAPAQQAPAAAQPAPDAAPSTPTPARKGRWRRAAASPAMLWAAIALLGALLATSVLLQPTQRRLTQKDINAAVLKTLETQVLPSEYAKAAENIRPAVVRVVSYIKKTRLKEDPAVKLGHGGAKPKPLGPAKATEPDAPPGDDLVEAGVGTGVVIVDKGIILTNLHVVSGADAVKVTFSDGLESSASITGVQPENDLAVLQAHKIPDDMIAATMRSTSDLAPGDKVIAVGFPFGIGPSVSGGVVSGLKRSFRSPEGKQEMNNLIQFDAAANPGNSGGPLVTMDGEVVGIVTAILNPTPARTFLGIGFAVPIENAASAAGLPPF